A single Ignavibacteriales bacterium DNA region contains:
- a CDS encoding MBL fold metallo-hydrolase: MIRRQGSICLKSITFNPFGENTYLLWDDETKDGVIFDPGCSDSQEEFELSSYVLEQKIHVKAVINTHCHLDHVWGNPFVIETWGCPFFAPELELPLLRNARKQGQSFGLILPDQPEPDSLIREEGLLEFGSIKLRSIFTPGHAPGEYCFLVEGTEFLIAGDVLFEESIGRTDLPGGNHKTLIASIKEKLFTLPDSTEIFPGHGNSTTIRHEKAFNPFLT; this comes from the coding sequence ATGATCAGGAGGCAGGGTTCAATTTGCTTAAAGTCTATTACATTTAATCCATTCGGGGAGAATACCTATCTCCTTTGGGATGATGAAACAAAGGATGGTGTCATATTTGACCCGGGATGTTCAGACTCTCAGGAGGAGTTTGAACTGAGCAGTTATGTCTTAGAGCAAAAAATCCATGTTAAAGCGGTAATCAATACACACTGCCATCTGGATCACGTCTGGGGCAATCCTTTCGTTATTGAAACCTGGGGATGTCCTTTCTTTGCTCCCGAACTTGAACTCCCGCTCCTGAGAAATGCAAGAAAGCAGGGGCAGAGTTTTGGACTTATATTACCCGACCAGCCTGAACCGGACTCTCTCATTCGGGAGGAGGGCCTGTTGGAATTCGGAAGCATTAAGCTCCGCAGTATATTTACTCCCGGCCATGCCCCCGGAGAGTATTGTTTCCTGGTCGAAGGGACTGAATTTCTGATTGCCGGAGATGTGCTTTTTGAAGAGAGCATTGGCCGGACCGATTTGCCGGGGGGAAACCATAAGACGCTTATTGCCTCTATCAAAGAGAAACTATTTACCCTGCCCGACTCAACAGAGATATTTCCGGGGCATGGGAATTCTACAACTATCCGGCATGAAAAAGCTTTTAATCCGTTTCTGACGTAG